From one Babylonia areolata isolate BAREFJ2019XMU chromosome 35, ASM4173473v1, whole genome shotgun sequence genomic stretch:
- the LOC143277944 gene encoding meiosis-specific nuclear structural protein 1-like: protein MATVNRVSSNVRHQMVERSRRMEEAREDALKQLHRDRVTDASILADDRVEEKRMLRTMQQMAQEQEMQESLLRAERDRLVREQQMAQEESLARELERRKLEQLKDDKMRQQIRETSLELRELEAKLKAAYLNKERAAQLAERDALKFDEMKRDSEIARQMKEQNERASHAEHEREMERYKEMVRYQQELERQLEEQEQKKQQAYEEFLKEKLMIDEIVRKIYEEDQRELEREMKKREMTQQYINEFMASREAWKQKEKAKMEEENRRILAYASLQKDREQAQNAQKKEREEAMGRVQKALSEDIARKEKEREEMERVRLELYLEEEEEKERQKERGEMERRLRQRIEMQNTHAQQMHFKALRVQAEKDEEEQFRQQMLAKFAEDDRIEQMNAQKRRMKQQEHKRAVEDLLADRRAQFTAEREREAAERAEELRMEEFRRQIIEEERKRLLQEHATRLLGYLPKGVIQGQQDLDMLGPEFREAYTRRQIDPFDEEAWDQPR, encoded by the exons ATG GCGACGGTGAATCGTGTGTCGTCCAACGTACGTCACCAGATGGTGGAGAGGTCTCGGCGCATGGAGGAAGCCAGGGAGGATGCGCTTAAGCAGCTGCACCGCGACCGGGTCACCGACGCCAGCATCCTGGCCGACGACCGCGTGGAGGAGAAACGCATGCTGCGCACCATGCAGCAGATGGCGCAGGAGCAGGAGATGCAGGAGTCGCTGCTCAGG gcagagagagacagactggtgcGGGAACAGCAGATGGCCCAGGAGGAAAGTCTGGCGCGAGAGCTGGAGCGACGCAAGCTGGAACAACTGAAGGATGACAAGATGAGGCAGCAGATCAGAGAAACTAG TCTGGAGCTCAGAGAACTGGAGGCCAAGCTCAAAGCAGCCTACCTCAACAAAGAGAGAGCTGCTCAACTGGCTGAGAGGGACGCACTCAAATTCGATGAAATG AAACGGGACTCGGAGATCGCCCGGCAGATGAAGGAGCAGAACGAGCGGGCGAGCCACGCGGAGCATGAGCGTGAGATGGAGCGCTACAAGGAGATGGTTCGGTACCAGCAGGAGCTGGAGAGGCAgctggaggagcaggagcagaagaagcagcaggccTACGAGGAGTTCCTCAAGGAGAAGCTGATGATCGACGAGATCGTGCGCAAAATCTACGAGGAGGACCAGAG agagctggagagagagatgaagaagcgAGAGATGACACAGCAGTACATCAACGAGTTCATGGCGTCCCGCGAGGCCtggaagcagaaggagaaggccaagatggaggaggagaaccGGCGCATCCTGGCCTACGCCAGCCTGCAGAAGGACCGCGAGCAGGCTCAGAACGctcagaagaaggagagggaggaggccaTGGGCCGTGTGCAGAAAGCT CTGTCGGAGGACATCgccaggaaggagaaggagagggaggagatggagagagttcGCCTGGAGCTgtatctggaggaggaggaggagaaggagagacagaaagaaagg ggggagatggagagacgacTGCGGCAGAGGATCGAGATGCAGAACACGCATGCCCAGCAGATGCACTTCAAGGCGCTGCGTGTCCAGGccgagaaggacgaggaggagcagTTCCGCCAGCAG atGCTGGCCAAGTTTGCGGAGGACGACCGCATCGAGCAGATGAACGCCCAGAAGCGTCGCATGAAGCAGCAGGAACACAAGCGGGCAGTGGAGGATCTCTTGGCGGACCGCCGGGCCCAGTTCACCGCCGAGCGCGAGCGTGAGGCTGCCGAGAGGGCGGAGGAGCTGAGGATGGAGGAGTTCCGCCGACAGATCATCGAGGAGGAGAGGAAACGTCTCCTGCAGGAGCACGCCACACGCCTGCTGGGTTATCTGCCCAAG ggggtgattCAGGGTCAGCAGGACCTGGACATGTTGGGCCCGGAGTTCCGCGAGGCCTACACCCGCCGTCAGATCGACCCCTTCGACGAGGAGGCCTGGGACCAGCCGCGGTAG
- the LOC143277739 gene encoding uncharacterized protein LOC143277739 isoform X2, protein MSAQVPTKIVLKSTTKMSLNDRFTSIQQRAQPTVQNIRSNMVAQQQASAANRRLAQQLANRPGVNMNPYQGGGGGGGGVGGGLMDMGSMGMGGMPPPQQQQQRSLKQRLGRGNIKARLNLDAVGRGGPPMGMRGRGHSPVNFNNRGGFRGGRGQGSPMQPMRGRGGRGALRGTNTFFRGQQGGRGRGMMRGNFNRTSMRGGPVAGGPPRGGSRGGFRGQGMRGRGRGGAMRGGRGRGRGGNNKEGGVSREQLDNQLDEYMSKTKSHLDAELDTYMAEANP, encoded by the exons ATGTCTGCTCAAGTCCCAACAAAGATTGTGCTTAAAAGCACAACAAAGATGTCATTGAATGATCG TTTCACGAGCATACAGCAACGAGCGCAGCCCACGGTGCAGAACATCCGCTCGAATATGGTGGCCCAACAACAGGCCTCTGCGGCCAACCGGCGTCTGGCCCAGCAACTGGCCAACCGCCCTGGGGTCAACATGAACCCTTaccaggggggaggaggaggtggtggtggtgtgggcggCGGCTTGATGGACATGGGGAGCATGGGGATGGGTGGCATGCCCccaccacaacagcagcagcag CGAAGTCTGAAGCAGCGACTGGGGCGTGGCAACATCAAGGCTCGCCTGAACCTGGACGCTGTGGGCCGGGGAGGTCCGCCAATGGGAATGCGGGGCCGTGGGCATTCCCCGGTTAACTTCAACAACCGTGGGGGTTTCCGTGGGGGCCGAGGCCAAGGCAGTCCCATGCAGCCcatgagggggagag GTGGGCGAGGAGCTCTCCGTGGAACAAACACCTTCTTCAGAGGTCAGCAAGGGGGCAGAGGTCGAGGCATGATGCGGGGTAACTTCAACAG AACCAGCATGCGTGGAGGTCCGGTAGCAGGGGGTCCGCCCCGAGGAGGAAGTCGTGGAGGCTTCCGGGGTCAAGGGATGAGAGGTCGCGGCCGTGGCGGCGCCATGCGGGGAGGTCGAGGTCGGGGGCGAGGGGGCAACAACAAGGAGGGTGGAGTGTCACGGGAACAGCTGGACAACCAGCTGGATGAGTACATGTCCAAAACCAAGTCACACCTGGATGCTGAACTGGACACCTACATGGCTGAGGCCAACCCTTGA
- the LOC143277739 gene encoding uncharacterized protein LOC143277739 isoform X1 — MSAQVPTKIVLKSTTKMSLNDRFTSIQQRAQPTVQNIRSNMVAQQQASAANRRLAQQLANRPGVNMNPYQGGGGGGGGVGGGLMDMGSMGMGGMPPPQQQQQRSLKQRLGRGNIKARLNLDAVGRGGPPMGMRGRGHSPVNFNNRGGFRGGRGQGSPMQPMRGRGGRGALRGTNTFFRGQQGGRGRGMMRGNFNRFPEGFGPSSGWRGRGQGGRNQRRGGRYQGDRTSMRGGPVAGGPPRGGSRGGFRGQGMRGRGRGGAMRGGRGRGRGGNNKEGGVSREQLDNQLDEYMSKTKSHLDAELDTYMAEANP; from the exons ATGTCTGCTCAAGTCCCAACAAAGATTGTGCTTAAAAGCACAACAAAGATGTCATTGAATGATCG TTTCACGAGCATACAGCAACGAGCGCAGCCCACGGTGCAGAACATCCGCTCGAATATGGTGGCCCAACAACAGGCCTCTGCGGCCAACCGGCGTCTGGCCCAGCAACTGGCCAACCGCCCTGGGGTCAACATGAACCCTTaccaggggggaggaggaggtggtggtggtgtgggcggCGGCTTGATGGACATGGGGAGCATGGGGATGGGTGGCATGCCCccaccacaacagcagcagcag CGAAGTCTGAAGCAGCGACTGGGGCGTGGCAACATCAAGGCTCGCCTGAACCTGGACGCTGTGGGCCGGGGAGGTCCGCCAATGGGAATGCGGGGCCGTGGGCATTCCCCGGTTAACTTCAACAACCGTGGGGGTTTCCGTGGGGGCCGAGGCCAAGGCAGTCCCATGCAGCCcatgagggggagag GTGGGCGAGGAGCTCTCCGTGGAACAAACACCTTCTTCAGAGGTCAGCAAGGGGGCAGAGGTCGAGGCATGATGCGGGGTAACTTCAACAG ATTCCCAGAGGGCTTTGGGCCGTCCTCTGGCTGGAGGGGGCGGGGTCAAGGTGGCAGGAACCAGCGTCGTGGGGGTCGTTACCAGGGAGACAG AACCAGCATGCGTGGAGGTCCGGTAGCAGGGGGTCCGCCCCGAGGAGGAAGTCGTGGAGGCTTCCGGGGTCAAGGGATGAGAGGTCGCGGCCGTGGCGGCGCCATGCGGGGAGGTCGAGGTCGGGGGCGAGGGGGCAACAACAAGGAGGGTGGAGTGTCACGGGAACAGCTGGACAACCAGCTGGATGAGTACATGTCCAAAACCAAGTCACACCTGGATGCTGAACTGGACACCTACATGGCTGAGGCCAACCCTTGA